AAGATATTTCGCCGATTTTTTTAAGCGCTGCTGTCTTCAGGTTGCCTTTCCTATGAATTTTTGCCATTTCTTTAATCTTTTTCAGCTGTTTATCAATTTTGTCCATTGCAAGATCAATTGCCGCGTAAAGATCCGATGAAACTTCTTTTGCCCTGAATATCGACTTGGCGCCGGTGCGTCCTGTATGAAGTATTATTTCTGCCTTCTGTCTATATTTATCTACGGATAGTATTATCTGAACGTTCACGACATTGCTAAAATAGTGCTGGGCTTTTTCTGCTTTTTTGCGCGCATAGTTTGCTATAGCATCTGTTAATTTGATATGACGCGCTGTAATTTTTATCTGCATTAATTTTCTCCCCGCCCCGATCTATCGGGGCGCGGCCTCGCTCGCTCACTTATAAGCGAGGCGGGCTTTTCAATACGAAACAGTTTTTATACCATATTTTTGTTGTCTTTTCAAATATAAATAGCTTTTTTACATCCTGAATTTTTCACCC
This is a stretch of genomic DNA from Elusimicrobiota bacterium. It encodes these proteins:
- the raiA gene encoding ribosome-associated translation inhibitor RaiA, which produces MQIKITARHIKLTDAIANYARKKAEKAQHYFSNVVNVQIILSVDKYRQKAEIILHTGRTGAKSIFRAKEVSSDLYAAIDLAMDKIDKQLKKIKEMAKIHRKGNLKTAALKKIGEISFENIDENDRRKINISEVNRFDVKPESLEEAVNQMEALGNKFYMFFNSDTSQINVLYKKDNGTLGLIEPEI